One segment of Gordonia terrae DNA contains the following:
- a CDS encoding ABC transporter permease → MTLTNPVRPALTNALSAVRRSTTGTPRGQDDQPRRSWPPAAVIAALVVLVLLLVAAVAPNLLAPYDPLAVDLDATLQPPSWAHPFGTDLSGRDLLSRVIAGTRQSLIIGLGAVALASVLAVLLGIAAGLSGRVAQALANRWIEVMFAFPIVLLGLLLTSVFGPGQVTLILAIGIGIAPGYARIVRGQVLAVRTAPYIEAATALGHPRRRILVQHIAPNALRPMIVTVTLGVGQAIIWASGLAYLGLGVPPPAPEWGALLDAGRTYITVAWWLEIFPGLVIVAVALAFTTVGRHLGARLEGDRR, encoded by the coding sequence ATGACCCTCACCAATCCGGTCCGCCCCGCACTGACGAACGCGCTCTCCGCGGTTCGCAGGTCCACCACCGGCACGCCTCGCGGTCAGGACGACCAGCCACGTCGTTCATGGCCACCAGCGGCGGTGATCGCCGCACTCGTGGTGCTGGTCCTGTTGCTCGTGGCCGCGGTGGCGCCCAACCTGCTCGCTCCCTACGACCCGCTCGCCGTCGACCTGGACGCCACCCTGCAACCGCCCAGCTGGGCACACCCGTTCGGCACCGATCTGTCGGGACGAGACCTGCTGAGTCGCGTCATCGCCGGCACCCGGCAATCGCTGATCATCGGGCTCGGCGCGGTCGCACTCGCATCGGTCCTGGCGGTGTTGCTCGGCATCGCCGCGGGGCTGTCAGGGCGCGTCGCCCAGGCGCTGGCCAATCGCTGGATCGAGGTGATGTTCGCCTTCCCCATCGTGCTTCTCGGTCTCCTCCTGACCTCGGTCTTCGGGCCCGGACAGGTGACCCTCATCCTGGCGATCGGTATCGGCATCGCGCCGGGGTACGCCCGCATCGTGCGCGGTCAGGTGCTCGCCGTCCGGACTGCGCCCTACATCGAAGCGGCGACCGCCCTGGGGCACCCTCGCCGCCGAATCCTTGTGCAGCACATCGCGCCCAACGCGCTCCGCCCGATGATCGTGACCGTGACGCTGGGAGTGGGACAGGCGATCATCTGGGCGTCGGGACTGGCCTATCTCGGACTCGGCGTACCACCACCCGCACCTGAGTGGGGCGCACTGCTCGACGCCGGACGCACCTACATCACCGTGGCCTGGTGGCTGGAGATCTTCCCCGGTCTCGTCATCGTCGCGGTGGCGCTGGCATTCACGACCGTGGGCCGTCACCTCGGCGCACGACTGGAAGGAGACCGCCGATGA